Proteins encoded together in one Hymenobacter monticola window:
- a CDS encoding T9SS type A sorting domain-containing protein, which yields MKNHLLLIFSFLLAGLLGNAPRAQASHLLGGDLTYESLGNNQYRVSFRLYRDCSGIVPSAFVLSCKNGGCSSPATITTPLVQQGAVQAGNPFCAAVSAGPCQGPAGLPNYDISTYTATVTLAPGQWILSTDQNARPAMANIVAGDLYVEATLDNRSQGGTAVANNSPQFDPQDIPVQYVCWKQRTTLAFSSTEADGDSLVYSLAAPLQACGTPVLYNTYPNIQPVILPIGTNPPCFFSYAGSPSTTYTLSYPIRLGLDTVGSCPLRTGVAQPFLFNQQARTVTFTPGYFFPQVGSAGGDNRYQVAVLITEYRRINGVRRVIGTVRREATIMVIDCGANTIPSTVRPTAVTANSNTTTVNTVDTTRIDVRSCNYSRVELNFTDPDNLRTPSANQRLTVSMPANINTDPRLLDAGDVGTFSLSGNGTANPKGVFFFQPSPTTVGRTILVGFRVEDDACPIKGVQNRVVVIRVLRGNFAQAVSVSGIGNFTTPASICPGGALTLQGNVLRSDSIRRIANSTTVLQPYSFQWSVAAGGNGLPAVTNTRNITVNPTVTTRYLLRITPQLGFAQGACSDTTSVLVRVVPPPVVTVTPSLAAVCAGAPVALTAVASRPPGLGSNLPDTYTYSWTGPGVPANTTGSTLTVRPTALGLNTYAVTANGASPYGCTATNVVQVRVVPRPTVRITTSNDYVCAGSPATLMASATPPAGFTDAYTYRFSSANGLATADLTNANPTVRPTVTTRYLVTAFGNSQRGCADTASVVVRVLPAVTPPVITRSGNALTSSALTGNQWYRDNVLLPGATNPTFTVTTNGAYAATATVITGTTSCTSPLSTALTVLSAVRPLAGSSLRVVPNPTPDGRLQVTLTGYAQPVALTVLDALGRRVADAAVPAPNPQGTTQELNLGRYEAGLYLLQVRTATSLEIRRIVRQ from the coding sequence ATGAAAAATCATTTACTCCTGATTTTTTCATTCCTTTTGGCGGGGCTGTTGGGCAACGCGCCAAGGGCGCAGGCCTCGCACCTGCTGGGCGGCGACCTCACCTACGAGTCGTTGGGCAACAACCAGTACCGCGTGAGCTTTCGCCTCTATCGGGACTGCTCAGGCATCGTGCCCAGCGCGTTCGTTTTGAGCTGCAAAAACGGGGGCTGCAGCTCTCCTGCCACTATAACGACTCCGTTGGTGCAGCAGGGAGCGGTGCAGGCCGGCAATCCGTTTTGCGCGGCGGTGTCAGCGGGGCCGTGCCAGGGGCCGGCGGGCCTGCCCAACTACGACATATCTACCTACACAGCTACGGTAACGCTGGCGCCCGGGCAGTGGATTCTGAGCACTGACCAGAACGCCCGTCCGGCCATGGCCAACATCGTGGCCGGCGACCTGTACGTGGAGGCCACCCTCGACAACCGCAGCCAGGGCGGCACGGCGGTAGCCAACAATTCGCCGCAGTTCGACCCGCAGGACATTCCCGTGCAGTACGTGTGCTGGAAGCAGCGGACCACCCTGGCTTTCTCCTCGACCGAGGCCGACGGCGACTCCCTGGTGTACTCGCTGGCGGCGCCGCTGCAAGCCTGCGGCACTCCGGTTCTATATAACACGTACCCGAACATTCAGCCCGTCATCCTTCCCATTGGCACCAACCCGCCGTGCTTTTTCTCTTACGCCGGCTCGCCCAGCACGACTTACACCCTTAGTTACCCTATTCGCCTGGGCCTCGACACGGTTGGTTCCTGCCCGCTGAGAACCGGCGTAGCGCAGCCGTTCCTCTTCAACCAGCAAGCCCGCACGGTGACCTTCACGCCCGGTTATTTTTTCCCCCAGGTTGGTTCGGCCGGCGGTGATAACCGATACCAGGTAGCGGTGCTCATCACCGAATACCGCCGCATCAACGGCGTGCGGCGCGTCATCGGCACGGTGCGCCGCGAGGCCACGATAATGGTCATTGACTGCGGCGCGAACACCATACCAAGCACGGTGCGCCCCACGGCCGTGACGGCCAACTCGAACACCACCACCGTGAACACCGTGGACACGACGCGCATCGACGTGCGCAGCTGCAACTACTCGCGCGTGGAGCTCAACTTCACCGACCCCGACAACCTGCGCACGCCCAGCGCCAACCAGCGCCTGACCGTGAGCATGCCCGCCAACATCAACACCGACCCGCGGCTGCTTGACGCGGGCGACGTGGGCACGTTCAGCCTGAGCGGCAACGGCACCGCCAACCCCAAAGGCGTGTTCTTCTTCCAGCCCTCGCCCACCACCGTGGGCCGCACCATTTTGGTGGGCTTCCGGGTGGAGGACGATGCCTGCCCCATCAAGGGCGTGCAAAACCGGGTGGTGGTCATCCGGGTGCTGCGCGGCAATTTTGCGCAGGCCGTGAGTGTGTCCGGCATTGGCAACTTCACGACGCCGGCCTCTATATGCCCGGGCGGCGCGCTCACGCTCCAGGGCAACGTGCTGCGTTCGGACTCCATTCGCCGCATTGCCAACAGCACCACCGTGCTCCAGCCCTACTCTTTCCAGTGGAGCGTAGCTGCGGGCGGCAACGGCCTACCGGCCGTGACCAACACGCGCAACATCACCGTGAACCCCACCGTGACCACCCGCTACCTGCTGCGCATTACGCCGCAGCTGGGTTTTGCCCAAGGCGCCTGTAGCGACACCACCTCGGTGCTGGTGCGTGTCGTGCCCCCGCCCGTTGTGACAGTCACGCCTTCGCTGGCGGCGGTGTGCGCCGGTGCGCCGGTGGCGCTGACGGCAGTCGCGAGTCGCCCCCCCGGCCTGGGCAGCAACCTGCCCGACACGTATACCTACAGCTGGACCGGCCCCGGCGTGCCGGCCAACACCACGGGCTCGACCCTGACGGTGCGTCCCACCGCATTGGGGTTGAACACCTACGCCGTAACGGCTAACGGGGCTTCGCCCTATGGCTGCACAGCTACCAACGTGGTGCAGGTACGCGTGGTGCCCCGGCCCACGGTGCGCATTACCACGAGCAATGACTATGTCTGTGCCGGTAGCCCGGCTACCCTGATGGCTTCGGCCACGCCTCCTGCGGGCTTCACCGATGCCTACACTTACCGCTTTTCCTCGGCCAATGGCTTAGCCACCGCCGACCTGACCAATGCCAACCCGACGGTGAGACCGACGGTTACAACCCGCTACTTGGTGACGGCATTTGGTAATTCGCAAAGAGGCTGCGCCGATACGGCTTCGGTTGTAGTGCGTGTTCTGCCAGCCGTAACCCCACCTGTTATTACGCGCAGCGGCAACGCACTCACCAGCAGCGCGCTGACCGGCAACCAATGGTACCGCGACAACGTGCTGCTGCCCGGCGCCACCAATCCTACCTTCACCGTGACCACCAACGGTGCTTACGCCGCTACGGCCACCGTGATAACGGGCACCACCAGTTGCACCTCGCCCCTGTCGACCGCCCTCACAGTGCTCTCGGCGGTGCGGCCCCTGGCGGGCAGCAGCCTGCGCGTGGTACCCAACCCCACGCCCGACGGCCGCCTGCAAGTCACGCTCACCGGCTACGCGCAGCCCGTGGCGCTCACCGTGCTCGACGCCCTGGGCCGCCGGGTGGCCGACGCCGCGGTGCCCGCGCCCAACCCGCAGGGCACCACTCAGGAACTTAACCTGGGCCGCTACGAGGCCGGCCTCTACCTGCTGCAGGTACGCACCGCAACTAGCTTGGAAATCCGCCGCATCGTGCGTCAGTAG